The following are from one region of the Andrena cerasifolii isolate SP2316 chromosome 1, iyAndCera1_principal, whole genome shotgun sequence genome:
- the Fry gene encoding microtubule binding protein furry isoform X6 — MQPEDKAYINKMTEGGETQPTPGNEAQPEASEPRAVYGEGLHETTAESSSQSVPESSQDLLTVHGTTQGESSDAVSIHTASTSVSGNESSSSRVSAITVVLPWGAQKETVKPQQMGDMDLRPGEFVMRTLFAEFTSQAEKKMEAVMTEHEKPLSKVLQRGEDPQFDQLLSAFGSVAEHCLPSILKALFNWYERQLVDQGSDQKKPAPGKEDQKGKSIMYTIVSGSVETVERSEADLLQERRDLAVEFIFCLMLIEVLRQLPFHPGHEDLVTYIENIAFKHFKYREGIQNEPNAANIHIIADLYAEVIGVLAQSRFMSVRKRFMIELKELRAKEPGPHTTQSIISLLMGMKFFRVKMVPIEEFEASFQFMQECAQYFLEVKDKDVKHALAGLFVEILVPVAAAVKNEVNVPCLKNFVEMLYSTTLDMCTKSKHRLALFPLVTCLLCVSQKTFFLQNWHYFLAMCLSHLKNRDPKMCRVALEALYRLLWVYMIRIKCESNSATQSRLQSIVNSLFPKGSKAVVPRDTPLNIFVKIIQFIAQERLDFAMREIVFDLLSVGRPVKIILTPERMSIGLRAFLVVADSLQQKEGEPPMPRTMGVLPSGNTMRVKKTFLNKMLTEDTARSIGMSSYFPHVRRVFVDILRALDVHYGRPLMMTSTQNMNKEPDEMITGERKPRIDLFRTCVAAVPRLIPDGMTGAELVDLLSRLTVHMDEELRGLAYQSLQTLVLDFPDWRQDVVLGFTQFLARDVQDTFPQLVDNGLRMLLQLLTSWKNALISPSIRSKEQSGDSARTNARTDGSIKKSESGQKIEPVSSVFHLVEGFALVMLCNCRLYPRRIAVHILREVKHLLKTLGGLEDDQSVIDVIDACCPVVLEKCYHMLPPAEKAAAASTSNVDLQWIAERSSCVWTAGLHDDTSTKSSSSLNLNGADPWGSCLFAFLEKDRVLTLCPTAVAHSWPIVFTRVNSLFSVIDPTPVNDNRASLLRSSTAVRKPVNERDVYMHVWKNYLTFGYRVVPPVPSPVVRCASPDLILSGQHTVEFGVLCMSKELSQSLENLGGAQTLPGRFSVPSISGIYTRHKRTSSSPDSLSAERGDNKSPGTNASPAALYKLTVPLLRCEVVDVRDAAVQAIGKVNADALKDLMEELVPYIREAVDRKQENMRRRRRRDALRLQLVRVLELIAEYGTFGICPAVLDRETQSLHPTFVEYIDGARLYLENETDKEAPVVRDIKLHFCNFIRKMIKSFSLETCHTLLKRDLRRNLFMLFASWAGPYGRPLASTSSLHEEEKSCTELQLSALQAMSGLLCCGPCFNSQSLSEEGAILYQWLDLLLASKDEKIYALARETVVLLLECNPDIGTLLDWVVDRCYTGAPQVADGCFLALATIFSAREYPCDHYTSIINVTLMSTGCPRAPVHDAALQLLQLLDQRFFGNVGPLPATEPETGQDDLVGGSSTTAASAPGQQSNPIGGMSSSGIIRGGTLDVLLSTTYCRNQMYLSRQLAQLHPELTMPMFSEITHRFQTARREVRQLLLQYLLPWLHNMELVDPNVPPPSNPLSYYQYYASDMSRGGGRREGWGSAEATEMVLNNLFYITAKFSDEHPKETEELWATLCSCWPNNLKVIIRYLIIVSGMAPQELLPYAKRVVLYLARARPDRLVDEMMTELQTVETLNCLIERTETPPFYRLTSMRKASSHSDAPAADPGNPPRDLGVEKGTIHTKRHSGEDPVKTGSKSDTALRALAGFQTSRAEKTRTASGPPVLPDDLSTPTTEAELTTDESCYGVRNGPAGVNGKISCGGEKFDIPQPHPLPMPEYGGYFAPLTEYLPDSSQPISGFHRCNIAVMLLTDVVVDGIQLDWAIHVPLMLHIVFLGLDHSRPLVRDHCRCLLLNLLVVLGDHRDHLGVARVLLASKTEQLGLGLSTTALPVLEHNFTEVDPEFDSYLYGPPPIPPPTTPPPSSSPPPPSSSPPPPPPPPPPPLPPPPPESSIFNAAPPPPPPPPPPPPFPPSNNGTPTHSPIPTSTSTPPVSMNHVNQSIMENCKDYSNSHAYESAVCNNWQTTTGSTTTVPPVIVTPEDANNWVGPQPGPNMPIQDVIKSLINFLASRINQPLWNYEDMTAKVWWVRSAEQLTVLLRHVLRVFRDSLPHALVSQRWAQTALQLGLSCSSRHYAGRSLQVFRALRVPITSRMLSDILSRLVETVAEQGEDMQGYVTELLLTLEAAVDSLESDFRPLDFMKEIFKSTPNLNNKDPASGGLIGGKRSPGGGNGYPAGPHMFSHLNQGGHTRSTSYSVSYCMKKSSGGNLAGSEMKELDNRCNKFPNSNLSRSRSAQSLKLLGDSATQDDKMTILAQLFWLSVSLLESDYEHEFLLALRLLSRVLHRLPLDRPDARDKVEKLQQQLRWNSFPGVHALLLKGCTSPNTYEPVVTLLSQFTPLLELPVVDPTQSLAFPMNVVSLLPYMLLNYEDANELCIRSAENIAQVSAEKGKKLENLGTVMTLYSRRTFSKESFQWTKCVVKYLYDTYAHLSFNMLAFLVEVLEKGPGSVALPVLSIIHCMLHYVDLASQAAQPINTELLRVISKYVEGPHWKEALKILKLVVTRSSTLVAPPTSVHGSSWESSLASPHPSFTDTEIFTKKELPGCDKNNNDNKLYKL; from the exons ATGCAGCCTGAAGATAAGGCATATATAAACAAGATGACCGAAG GGGGAGAGACACAACCAACCCCTGGGAATGAGGCTCAGCCTG AAGCTTCCGAACCCAGAGCCGTGTATGGCGAGGGTTTGCACGAGACGACGGCGGAATCGTCTTCTCAAAGTGTACCTGAATCCTCTCAAGACCTACTGACTGTTCATGGAACGACGCAGGGGGAAAGTAGCGACGCTGTTAGCATCCATACCGCTAGCACTTCGGTCTCTGGCAATG AATCGAGTTCCAGTAGAGTGAGTGCGATAACTGTAGTGTTACCTTGGGGTGCTCAGAAGGAAACCGTGAAGCCGCAACAAATGGGAGATATGGATCTGAGGCCTGGCGAGTTTGTGATGCGTACCTTGTTCGCAGAGTTTACTTCGCAGGCAGAGAAGAAAATGGAAGCAGTCATGACGGAGCAT GAGAAGCCACTATCGAAAGTTTTACAAAGAGGAGAGGATCCGCAATTCGATCAACTTTTATCTGCATTCGGCTCTGTTGCGGAACACTGTTTGCCTTCGATCCTGAAAGCACTGTTTAATTGGTACGAACGCCAGTTGGTTGATCAGGGTAGCGATCAGAAGAAGCCTGCTCCTGGAAAAGAAGACCAGAAAGGGAAAAG tatCATGTATACAATAGTATCAGGGAGCGTGGAAACTGTTGAAAGAAGCGAAGCAGACTTACTTCAAGAGCGGAGGGATCTTGCGgttgaatttatattttgtttgatGTTGATAGAAGTTTTACGTCAATTACCATTTCATCCTGGTCACGAAGACTtggtaacttatatagaaaatatagctTTCAAACACTTCAAATATAGGGAAGG CATCCAAAATGAACCAAATGCAGCAAATATTCATATCATTGCTGACCTTTATGCAGAAGTAATAGGTGTTCTCGCCCAGTCTAGATTTATGTCAGTCAGAAAACGTTTTATGATCGAATTGAAAGAACTACGCGCTAAAGAACCAGGACCTCACACTACTCAGAGCATTATTTCATTGTTAATGGGAATGAAGTTTTTCAGAGTGAAG ATGGTACCAATAGAAGAATTCGAGGCCTCGTTTCAATTTATGCAAGAGTGCGCCCAGTACTTTTTAGAAGTAAAAGATAAGGATGTGAAACATGCTTTGGCTGGACTTTTTGTTGAGATTCTTGTCCCTGTTGCTGCT GCTGTAAAAAACGAAGTCAACGTACCCTGTCTAAAGAATTTTGTGGAGATGTTATATTCCACCACTTTAGATATGTGTACCAAATCGAAACACAGACTGGCTCTTTTCCCCCTTGTAACTTGCTTGTTGTGcgtgagtcagaaaacgtttTTCTTACAAAATTGGCATTACTTTCTAGCCATGTGCCTTTCGCACTTGAAGAATCGGGATCCTAAAATGTGTCGCGTTGCTTTGG AGGCGTTGTATCGTTTATTGTGGGTATATATGATACGCATTAAATGTGAAAGCAACTCGGCCACCCAAAGCAGACTGCAGAGCATAGTGAACTCTTTGTTCCCTAAAGGTTCCAAGGCAGTAGTGCCCCGCGACACCCCactgaatatttttgtaaaaatcattCAGTTTATCGCGCAGGAGAGATTGGACTTCGCGATGAGAGAAATAGTGTTCGATCTATTGTCCGTGGGTCGGCCAGTGAAAATTATTCTAACCCCGGAACGCATGAGCATTGGACTTAGAGCTTTCTTAGTTGTAGCTGATAGTCTGCAACAGAAAGAAGGAGAACCTCCCATGCCTCGCACGATGGGTGTGTTGCCTAGCGGTAATACTATGCGCGTTAAAAAGACGTTTCTTAATAAA ATGTTGACTGAGGACACCGCACGAAGTATAGGAATGTCTTCGTACTTTCCACACGTTCGACGAGTATTTGTCGATATATTACGTGCTTTAGATGTTCATTATGGAAGGCCTCTTATGATGACGAGCACCCAGAACATGAACAAAGAGCCTGACGAAATGATAACCGGGGAACGAAAACCTAGAATAGATCTCTTTCGGACTTGCGTTGCCGCGGTTCCTCGTTTGATACCTGACGGGATGACCGGTGCTGAATTAGTCGATTTATTATCTCGTTTAACCGTCCATATGGACGAAGAGCTTCGTGGTCTGGCATACCAAAGTTTGCAGACTTTAGTGCTAGATTTCCCCGACTGGAGACAGGACGTTGTTCTTGGATTCACTCAGTTTCTCGCTAGAGACGTCCAGGACACCTTCCCGCAGCTAGTTGATAATGGTCTGAGAATGCTCCTGCAGCTTCTTACAAGCTGGAAAAATGCATTGATAAGTCCCAGTATAAGGTCTAAGGAGCAATCTGGAGACAGCGCAAGAACAAATGCTCGCACTGATGGTAGCATTAAGAAGAGCGAATCGGGGCAGAAGATAGAGCCTGTCTCCAGTGTCTTTCATTTAGTGGAAGGTTTTGCATTGGTCATGCTATGCAACTGTCGACTTTATCCTCGCAGAATAGCTGTTCATATATTGCGGGAGGTGAAACATTTATTAAAGACATTAG GCGGTTTGGAAGACGATCAGTCTGTGATCGATGTAATAGATGCTTGCTGCCCAGTGGTTTTGGAGAAATGCTATCACATGTTACCGCCCGCGGAGAAAGCGGCTGCTGCGTCTACTTCCAACGTCGATTTGCAATGGATAGCTGAAAGAAGCAGTTGCGTATGGACAGCAG GCCTTCACGATGATACTAGCACAAAAAGTTCCTCTTCTTTGAATTTAAATGGGGCGGACCCATGGGGAAGTTGTCTGTTTGCATTTTTAGAGAAAGACAGAGTACTCACCCTGTGCCCCACCGCTGTTGCCCACTCATGGCCTATTGTTTTCACTCGAGTAAACTCTCTCTTCTCAGTGATCGATCCTAC ACCTGTGAATGACAATAGAGCGTCGCTTTTAAGAAGCTCGACCGCTGTTCGGAAGCCTGTAAACGAGAGGGACGTCTACATGCACGTCTGGAAGAATTACTTAACATTCGGATACAGAGTTGTGCCGCCAGTCCCAAGTCCCGTTGTACGGTGCGCCAGTCCAGATCTCATCCTCAG TGGTCAGCATACGGTGGAGTTTGGTGTGTTATGCATGAGTAAGGAGTTGAGTCAGAGCCTGGAGAATCTCGGCGGGGCGCAGACCCTGCCGGGTCGCTTCTCCGTTCCGTCCATTTCCGGCATCTACACCAGGCATAAGCGGACCAG CTCCTCGCCGGACAGTCTGTCTGCTGAACGCGGCGACAACAAGTCACCCGGCACAAATGCAAGCCCCGCAGCCTTGTATAAATTGACCGTACCTCTGCTGAGATGCGAGGTGGTCGATGTCAGGGACGCTGCTGTACAAGCAATTGGCAAAGTAAACGCAGATGCATTGAA AGATTTAATGGAGGAATTGGTTCCTTATATTCGGGAAGCAGTTGACCGCAAGCAAGAAAACATGaggcgaagaagaaggagagaTGCATTGAGATTACAGCTAGTGAGGGTGTTAGAGTTAATCGCTGAATACGGAACATTTGGTATCTG TCCTGCAGTGTTGGATCGCGAGACGCAATCGCTTCATCCAACATTCGTCGAATATATTGACGGCGCCCGCTTGTATTTGGAGAACGAGACCGATAAAGAGGCGCCCGTGGTGCGGGACATTAAGTTACATTTCTGCAACTTTATCAGGAAGATGATCAAGAGCTTTTCGC TGGAGACATGCCATACATTGTTAAAGAGAGATCTGAGGCGAAATTTGTTCATGCTGTTCGCTAGTTGGGCTGGCCCTTACGGTCGACCACTTGCAAGCACTTCTTCGCTACACGAAGAGGAGAAGTCCTGCACAGAGTTACAGCTCTCAGCACTCCAAGCTATGAGCGGACTATTGTGCTGCGGGCCTTGCTTTAATTCCCAATCGCTCTCGGAAGAAGGCGCGATACTGTATCAGTGGCTGGACTTACTGCTAGCTAGCAAGGATGAgaaa ATTTACGCCCTTGCCCGGGAAACAGTGGTTTTATTGTTAGAGTGTAACCCGGATATTGGAACCCTTCTCGACTGGGTGGTCGACAGATGCTACACGGGAGCTCCGCAAGTGGCTGACGGTTGTTTCCTCGCATTGGCAACCATTTTTAGCGCAAG AGAATATCCTTGCGATCATTATACAAGCATCATCAACGTTACCCTAATGAGTACGGGCTGTCCCCGTGCCCCCGTCCACGACGCAGCCCTTCAGCTTCTCCAGCTGCTGGATCAGAGATTCTTCGGGAACGTGGGCCCTCTTCCAGCTACAGAACCAGAGACCG GCCAGGATGATCTCGTTGGCGGTTCATCAACCACGGCAGCTTCTGCTCCTGGACAGCAAAGTAACCCAATAGGTGGAATGTCCTCGAGTGGTATAATTAGGGGTGGCACCCTCGATGTGCTTCTATCGACCACTTATTGCCGCAATCAAATGTATCTTTCTCGTCAACTTGCCCAGTTACATCCGGAACTTACGATGCCCATGTTCAGCG AAATTACACACAGATTTCAAACGGCCAGGAGGGAAGTTCGACAGCTGTTACTCCAATATTTGTTACCCTGGCTGCATAACATGGAACTGGTCGACCCTAATGTCCCGCCACCCTCCAATCCGTTGAGTTATTACCAG TATTACGCCAGCGACATGTCTCGAGGTGGAGGGCGCAGAGAGGGTTGGGGTAGCGCTGAAGCAACAGAAATGGTTCTAAATAACTTATTCTACATAACTGCAAAG TTTTCTGACGAGCACCCTAAAGAAACTGAAGAGCTTTGGGCAACGTTATGCAGTTGTTGGCCTAACAATCTCAAAGTAATCATTCGCTACTTAATTATCGTCTCGGGAATGGCGCCGCAAGAATTACTCCCTTAC GCAAAACGCGTCGTCCTATATTTAGCAAGAGCCCGCCCAGACCGCTTGGTGGACGAAATGATGACCGAGTTGCAGACAGTCGAGACTCTGAACTGCTTAATAGAGAGAACCGAGACACCACCCTTTTACAGATTGACTAGCATGAGGAAAGCTTCTTCTCATAGCGATGCTCCAGCCGCGGATCCAGGGAATCCTCCTCGCGACCTCGGCGTCGAGAAAGGGACGATTCATACGAAAAGGCACTCGGGCGAGGATCCCGTTAAAACCGG CTCGAAGTCTGACACAGCTTTGCGTGCGCTCGCTGGGTTTCAAACCTCAAGGGCCGAAAAGACAAGGACTGCGAGCGGTCCACCGGTTCTTCCGGACGATCTGTCCACTCCTACGACAGAAGCCGAG TTGACCACCGACGAATCCTGCTACGGTGTACGCAACGGACCCGCGGGAGTAAATGGGAAAATTTCCTGCGGCGGAGAAAAGTTTGACATCCCTCAGCCGCACCCTCTGCCCATGCCCGAGTACGGTGGCTATTTTGCACCCCTGACGGAGTATTTGCCGGATAGCTCGCAACCCATAAGTGGATTTCACAG ATGCAACATCGCTGTGATGCTGCTTACCGATGTTGTTGTCGATGGCATACAACTCGATTGGGCCATCCACGTACCCTTAATGTTGCACATAGTTTTCCTCGGCTTGGATCATTCGAGGCCTCTTGTAAGGGATCACTGTCGCTGCCTCTTGTTGAACTTGTTGGTGGTCCTTGGAGATCATCGAGATCATTTGGGCGTGGCGCGAGTGTTGTTGGCATCAAAGACGGAGCAATTGGGTTTAGGCCTCTCCACCACAGCTTTGCCAGTACTTGAGCACAATTTTACGGAAGTTGATCCAGAGTTCGATAGTTACTTGTATGGCCCTCCACCGATACCACCTCCTACAACGCCTCCCCCGTCATCATCGCCACCGCCAccttcttcctctcctcctcctcctcctccgccaccacctcctcctctaCCACCTCCACCACCAGAGTCCTCCATATTCAATGCCGCGCCGCCGCCacctccgcctcctcctcctccacccccaTTTCCACCCTCTAATAACGGAACGCCTACTCATTCACCAATTCCTACTTCAACGTCTACACCCCCGGTATCGATGAACCACGTGAATCAATCGATCATGGAGAACTGTAaggattattcgaattctcatGCATATG AGTCAGCAGTGTGCAATAACTGGCAAACGACCACAGGGTCAACAACTACGGTGCCCCCGGTTATAGTCACGCCAGAAGATGCAAATAATTGGGTTGGGCCGCAACCTGGCCCAAACATGCCTATCCAAGACGTGATCAAGTCCTTGATAAACTTCCTTGCATCTAG GATAAACCAACCATTATGGAATTATGAAGACATGACTGCCAAAGTATGGTGGGTTCGGAGTGCTGAACAACTAACAGTATTACTGCGACACGTGTTACGAGTCTTTAGAGACTCGTTGCCACACGCGCTAGTTAGTCAACGATGGGCACAAACCGCGCTGCAATTAGGTCTATCCTGTTCGTCTAGACATTATGCAGGAAGATCTCTTCAAGTGTTCAGAGCACTGCGAGTTCCTATTACGTCTCGAATGTTGTCCGATATCCTATCTAGATTGGTAGAGACGGTAGCCGAACAGGGGGAGGACATGCAG GGCTACGTGACGGAATTGCTGTTAACGCTTGAAGCAGCCGTCGATTCGCTAGAGTCTGACTTCCGGCCTCTGGATTTCATGAAAGAAATATTCAAGTCCACTCCAAATCTAAACAACAAAGACCCAGCATCGGGTGGTTTGATTGGCGGGAAACGCAGCCCAGGAGGAGGAAACGGGTACCCAGCTGGACCGCATATGTTTTCTCACCTAAATCAAGGTGGTCACACAAGGAGCACCAGTTACTCGGTCAGTTACTGCATGAAGAAATCAAGCGGTGGTAACTTGGCGGGAAGTGAAATGAAAG AATTGGATAACAGATGCAACAAGTTTCCGAATTCCAATCTTTCCCGCTCGAGATCGGCTCAGTCTCTGAAGCTACTAGGAGATTCGGCAACTCAAGATGACAAAATGACTATTTTGGCACAACTGTTCTGGTTATCTGTATCCCTGCTTGAATCAGACTACGAGCACGAGTTCCTGTTAGCGTTGAGATTACTCAGCCGTGTGTTGCATAGGTTGCCGTTAGATCGACCAGACGCTAGAGACAAGGTTGAGAAACTGCAACAGCAATTGAGATGGAATTCGTTCCCCGGCGTGCACGCGTTGCTGCTAAAAGGATGCACGAGTCCAAATACGTATGAGCCAGTTGTTACGTTACTATCACAGTTCACACCGCTGTTGGAGCTGCCGGTAGTTGATCCCACACAGAGCCTCGCATTTCCAATGAATGTTGTTTCGTTGCTCCCCTACATGCTTCTGAATTACGAGGATGCTAATGAGTTGTGCATCAGAAGCgctgaaaatattgcacaa GTGAGTGCCGAAAAGGGAAAGAAATTGGAGAACTTAGGCACCGTCATGACACTGTACAGCCGACGTACATTTAGCAAAGAAAGTTTCCAGTGGACAAAATGCGTTGTCAAGTATCTTTACGATACGTACGCTCATCTCAGCTTCAATATGCTTGCTTTCCTGGTGGAAGTGCTTGAAAAGGGACCAGGAAGCGTCGCGTTGCCTGTGCTTAGCATTATACACTGTATGTTGCATTACGTTGACTTAGCTTCGCAAGCTGCGCAACCGATCAACACCGAACTCCTACGAGTGATTTCGAAATACGTCGAG GGTCCCCATTGGAAAGAAgctcttaaaatattaaagctGGTAGTCACGAGATCGTCGACTTTAGTAGCACCACCCACTTCAGTGCACGGTTCGTCCTGGGAATCTTCGTTAGCATCTCCGCATCCGAGCTTCACCGATACCGAAATCTTTACCAAAAAAGAATTACCCG GTTGCGATAAGAATAATAACGACAATAAGCTGTATAAGTTGTAA